From the genome of Bacteroidales bacterium:
GGCATTGTTTCATGTGCCGTCGCCGGTGATGGTGCGCCGTGTTTCGGGCGCGTATGTGGGGCGCGGGATGAGTTTTTATATGTTTGGCGGCGAGGTGGCGCGCACCATCGGACCGATGGTGATACTCGGAGCTGTCTCGCTGTGGGGATTATCCAACACCTGGAAGCTTATCCCCGTTTCGGCATTCTTTACTCTATTTTTGTATTTCCTGCTGCGCGACATCAAGATTTCGGAAGTGATGCAGCACAGCCATGAAGAGGCTAATGCCGGCATCACACTTCGCCGTTACTGGCCATTTCTGGTGATGCTCGCAGGTTTTCTGGCTTTTAGCGCTTTGCTGAAGTCGGCTGTCACAGCATTTCTTCCCACCTACCTCACCGACCAGGGCGCCACCTTATGGTATGGCGGTTTTGCACTGGTGGCGCTCGAAGCATCCGGAGCGGCAGGCACCCTTTTGGCCGGCACCCTCTCCGACAGGATTGGCCGCAAAACCACACTGGTAACCGCCACGGTGGTGACGCCCATCGTATTTTGGTTTTTTGTGCATTCTTCTGCCTCCTGGCAGTTTCCGCTGCTGATCCTTTTGGGATTTTTTCTTTTCGCCAGTGGTCCTGTGGTGCTTGCCATGGTGCAGGACCTGGGCAGCGACCGCCCTGCTTTCCTCAACGGCATCTACATGACCATCAGCTTTTTCTTTGGCTCCCTTGCCGTGCTGCTCATCGGCTTCTTTGGCGATCTCAGCGGACTGCAATGGAGCTATAACCTGGTGTCGTATCTTGCCTTCCTGGCAATCCCTTTTTCGGTGTTGATTTTTAAATACAGCGGACAGAAATGAGAGGGGGTGCCAGCGTTTTTTTTACATCTGCTCGTTAAACCGCATAAATAAAACAGGAAAGAGTGAAATGCTTGATAATCTGCAATCAATGGGTACCGATGCTATGGAGTGAAGGCCGCACCTTCTGTAAAATGCCGGTGCCTGGCGTGAAGCTAACAGACTGATAACTAAAATGCCACGTAGCCCATTCGTCCTTTTGTGTGGAGGCTGGCGGCAGGTTTGTAAAGCGGAAATTGCTTCATACACAAAAACAGGGGGTTCATACACGAAACCATGTCGCTCATACAATAAGAGACGGGTTTCTATTTTTGTATTATTTAACTTTTTACTTTTACGAAAATTTTGTGGGGGGAATCCATCAAAGTTTTAACATTATAGTGAGTTACCCAAGTTATTAACTTGATCCTGTTGTATGAAAAAACCTGTCTTTACTTCTCTCTCTTCACCATCTGTAACGAGTTTACCTGCCTCTGCCAGTGTGCTATCGGGGTGTTCCCAGGGGCAGCCCTTTCTCTTCTGACACACTCTCGTACAGTTTGATTTAGCGAAGAAGCATTAGGCTTCTTATTTTCCGGGTCCAAAAAAATTAACGGACATGTTGTTATTTACCATCCTTCTGTTTGTAGTGAGCGCCGCAGTAGTAGCGCTCTTCCACCGTGCTGATGTGCGGCGTAAACAGCGGCAAGGCCGGCAGCGCTTCCGTTCAGCCGACCACGCCGCATCCTTCAACCAGCAATAAATTTATCGTTCTCAATCATAATACTAATTACAAAATTTTAAATGTATCACTAAAAACTAACGAGTTATGAAAAAATTTACACTTTTAATTGCATTGATGGCCTTTGTGGGCTTTAGTGCGTTTGGACAGGAAACAATTAGTACCAGTCCTCCTTTAGATGGAGGGGGATCTGGAACCGTTACTATTTGTAAAGGTGGAACCGTTAATCTCACTGTGCATGGCAGCAAAGCTGGGAAAGACTATTATTTCGCACCTGGAAATGGTGACAATCAAGGGCCAACAGCTGGAATTGGGGGTAATATTGGCTTTTCATACACCTACAATTCATCTGGTACTTTTAATGCTAGTGTTAGCGGTTTTAATAACCCTCCTCCAGGCGGCTTTATTAATTTGGCTTTTACCGTTAAGGTAGAAGCCGATCCCATCGCACCTACTATGACCAAAGATCCAATCGATGAGTCTGTATGTGCTGGAACAAATGTTTCTGCAACAATAGTAGCAGGATCAGGTGGGGTTTCTGGATGTAGTGACACTTATGAATACAGTACAAATGGGGGCTCAAGCTGGAGTACTTACACTTCAGGGCAAAGTATTTCTACTACCGATCTTTCAGGAACTAATATTGTTCAGGTGAAAGCCTGGCGTGCGCACCCTGATGGATTAGGATGTATGTCGGAAGAAGTTTCCGTTTCCTGGACGGTAAACCCACTCCCAACACTCGGTAGCGTAACTTTAACACCGGTGTGTGCAGGCAATAAAGCAACCATGACATTAACAGGGCTTCCGCTGAATGTTAATGGCAAAGCATCTTATGTAATTAAAACCGGTGGTGGTAATTTCGTTTTTGATGGAGACATTGAAGACAATACTGGCGAAGAGGGTGAAGTTAGCTATGAAATACCTATTGACTTGGTGGTCGGCTATAATGGTTATGTTATTCAAATAACTAAACTTGAAATAACGGCTACAGGATGCACTAAAGAATTTACCAATAAAAATGCAACCGTTGTGGTAAAGGCTAAGCCAACAGCTACTCTTGACAAAACAGATGCTACATGCTATCAAGACAATGGAGAGATAAGAATTACAAACCCGACAGGTGGATTCGAAGATCATGAGTATTCCATTGGAGATGGGTGGCAAACATCAGGTACTTTTTCAAATCTTGAACCCAACACCTATGTTGTTAGTATACGAACTACTGAAGCCGGATGTGAAAAGGTAATAGATAATGCCTGTGAGATTTCTAATCTTGCAGGTCCGGCACTCGCAGCAGTAAACGCCGCTGGCGATAAAGTAGCAATGCAAACAGCCCTTGAGGATGTACATTTATGTATTGATAATTATGTTGATTATAATACACTTGTCTCTGCCCGTAAAACTGCCGTTGCCCAGGATATGCTCGAAAATCGTCTAGCTATTACGGGATATGAAAGCATTGTCGATGTAAAAACGCTTTTTGATGATCTGGTAACCTTTAGGCTGGCAGTTCAGGTAGCTGTTGACAACGCCAACAACGGCGATTTCACTTTTCAAAATTTGCAGGCTGTGAAAGATGCTTGGGCAAAGTTTGAAGACATGAAAATTAATGGAGTAGTAACTTCTCATCAGAACCTTGCAGATCTACAGACCTTCATTGATGCACTCGGTAATATGGTATCAGGACGCTTCACTGCACTAAGAACTGACCTTAAAGACAATGGTGCTTATGGCAGTTTCACGAACATGTACGGTATGCTAACTAAATTGGCCGATTTCCGTTTTGCCGTGGGTAAAGCTGTGGATCACGCCAATACCGGTAATTTTGAAATTGCGGATTTGCAGGCTGTATATACAGCTTTGATTCCCCTTAAAAATGGAGGAAAGTTAATTAATGGCAATACGATTCCAGAGGACTTTTACGGTATTCCGGCCTTAGTTACTGATCTTGAAGAATTGGTATCCGGACGCTTCGATGCACTGGTAGCTGACCTTGCAGCTAATGCCCCTGTTCCTGGCGGTTATCCCAGTTTCACGAACATGTACGGTATGCTAACTAAATTAGCCGATTTCCGCTTTGCTGCGGCTATAGCAGTTACCAACGCTAACAACGGCGATTTCATTGTTCAAGATTTGACGGATGTGAATGCCGCTTTGGGCTTACTTGTTGGCAAATCAGTTAGTGGACACATAATTGAATTAACTGAAATTCAAGCTGCAAATGCTTTTATTATCGAACTCAATAATATGGTTTCCGGACGCTTCACAGCTCTGGTAGCTGACCTTAAAGCCAATGGTGTTTATGGCAGCTTCACGCAAATGTCGACAATGCTTTATCCTTTGGCTCAGTTTCGCTTTGCTGCGGCTATAGCAGTTAGCCACGCCAACAGCGGCGATTTCATTGTTCAAGATTTGACGGATGTGAATACAGCTTTGGGCTTACTTGTTGGCAAATCAGTTAGTGGACACCTAATTGACGAGACTGAAATTCAAGATGCACAGATTTTTATTGATTATCTTGGTGCACTCAATACTGCGGCTCCCGGACGTTTTGCTGCCCTGGTAGCCGACCTTAAAGCCAATGGCTCTTATGGTAGCTTCGAGCAAATGTCGGGGATGCTTTATCTTTTGGCCAACGTGCGATTTACCATTCAGGATGTTATGACTGCTGTAGTAAACCCTGGAGGTCTTACAGCCGCCGACTTCAGTAGTTCTACGGGTAAAATGGTTCTTGTAGGTGATGCATTTTGTGCTTTACCTACTGGTACATCCATCAGCGGAGAGGTTGTTACCTGTGCTGAAGTGAACGCGGCGTTTGCGTTTTTCAATGCTATGGATACGCCCACAAAAGATTTCATCCTTGCAGACGTTAACGGCAAGACCTATGGCTCATTCACTCAATTGCTTTTAGCCATTCAAGCTACTTACAACGCATTGCCGGTAGTAAACATTTCAACTACACCTAACCTGCGTTACGCTACCATACAGGGAGCTATTGATTCAGACGAGACAACGGATGGTCATACCATTACCGTGGCCTCGGGTACTTACACCGAAAATGTAACCATCAATAAGCCTAACCTGACGCTAAAGTCTGTTGATGGCCGCGATGTTACTTTCATTAAAAACCCTTTAGTAAATCTAGAAACTCCCGGTATTTCGGTGGTTAAGAATATGGGAACTGTAACTGTTGACGGCTTTACCGTGGATGGTTTCCGATTAGGAATCAACCAGTCAAGGGCCAATGGTGTAGGAACTACCTTCATTGTTAAAAATAACAAGGTTATTCCTGAGAATAGCATTTATATGCGAACTGGCATCCAGGTAACCGGCGTAGCTTCACAGGTAACTGGTAACTATGTTGTTGGCGCTCCACTTACAAATGATTGGGCAAGTACCGCCATAGGTGTGATTGATACTAAAAACGTTTTAGTAGAAGATAACACGATTGATGGCCCTGCAGACCTTGGAATCAATGTGATGAATGTTGCTGTTGACTATGTTGAAAATATTATCATCAAGGATAATCTAGTTACTGACGCCGGGCAAAGCATTCGCATTAGTGGTTGGCCGAGTACTCTAACTAAAGAAGTTAAGAACATCACAATTACAGGCAATACCCTAAAGAATAGTCCCATAAGTGGTGGTATCGTAACGCAAGATGTGAGTTTAAATGGTCTTACCGTCACTGGAAATACCATCACAGGACATGCATTGCATGCAGTGAATTTTATAAACGATGGAACAATAGTAACAGAATTGGGTGGTGATATCAAGATCGACAACAACACGTTTGGTAGCAATGGGTCTGACATTTATAATGGTACCGATCATATTATCGACGCCACCTGTAACTGGTGGGGTACTACCGACTATTCGACTATCTATGATAATGTAGAAGGCAATGTTTTGTATGTGCCTTATCTTTCTGAAGAAAGTGCCACATGCACAGGCAGCACGGCTATACCCAACAATGTAACCCTTACTTACACCCCTGCCAACCAAGGTATTCTGCTTAAATTTGGTGTAGCTAATAATGCCATGGAGTTGAGGCCAGCTCCTGGCTTGGAAATAGACCCTTTTTCGACTGCTAACCTTGGCGAAGTTGGTCTGCGCTACCAGGCTTTAGCTGATGCCTTGGCAGGCTCAGATGAGGATGCCATCACGGCAGCAGCCCTCGCCATCGGTGATGATATCATCTGTGAGTATTATTATATGAACGGACTTACAAAAGTTCCCCTACAAACTGACAATAATAACCCGCTGGTAAAAAGTAAATACTGGGCTGGATATTTAGTGAAAGATGATATAGCTAACACAAATTATCCGGATTGGTTTTATAATCCGCAGCTTACCCTAATAGAAAAGGGTAGCAGCTACCGCACCCATACAAATACGGGAACTGTGGTAGGTGATGGCTGGCTTAATGCCGTTTTAGGACGCGAAATGAGTGTAGATGTTACCTTTATCAACAATGGAAGAATTGAAATGGTGACTAAGACTGTACCAATCGACCGTGGCCCTGTAAATGTTTACAATGGTGATCCTGCCGTTTCTGGAATCTGGGTAAGCAGCCATACAACTATCCAGGATGCTATTTCTGTAAGTACAACATTGGATAATTACTTTGTTGTGGCAGATGCAGGCATTTATGAGGAATTAATCATCATTGATAAACCGCTTACACTGCGTGGACCTAACTTTGAGAAAACCGGGTTTGACGAGTTACGTGATCCATTGTCAGAAGCAATATTAACCTTCCCTGATGG
Proteins encoded in this window:
- a CDS encoding MFS transporter is translated as MIRDPQDRFWLLWWKIMMEKEKFKTGSVLTISGAHLLHDTYSAFLAPLLPLLISRLGLSFTMAGVLNVVNRVPMLLNPFIGLLADRIQMRYLVIFTPFITAICASFMGAAPNVTLLIVLVFVMGISAALFHVPSPVMVRRVSGAYVGRGMSFYMFGGEVARTIGPMVILGAVSLWGLSNTWKLIPVSAFFTLFLYFLLRDIKISEVMQHSHEEANAGITLRRYWPFLVMLAGFLAFSALLKSAVTAFLPTYLTDQGATLWYGGFALVALEASGAAGTLLAGTLSDRIGRKTTLVTATVVTPIVFWFFVHSSASWQFPLLILLGFFLFASGPVVLAMVQDLGSDRPAFLNGIYMTISFFFGSLAVLLIGFFGDLSGLQWSYNLVSYLAFLAIPFSVLIFKYSGQK